CCGCTAATCCGAACATTATTCGACAATGGCTGTGAAGCCGAAGCTTATGCCATACTGAGCCGGCGGGAATATCCCGGCTGGGGGTATATGATAGAGCAAGGTGCTTTGACGCTTTGGGAGGGCTGGCAGGATATAGAGAGTCATTCCCACGCCTGGAACGGTTATCCCGGCAGACTGCTGCAGGAATATATTGTGGGAATTCGCCCAGCGGCACCCGGATTCACTCAAGCAGTCATTCGTCCCTATCTGGCCGCTGATCTGGAATTTGCCGAGGCCGCCGTCTGGACGGTACAAGGCAATATACAGGTACGCTGGGAGAAGACGGCTTGCCGCAAGCTTCTTATAACCGCCCATCTCCCGGCAGGCATATCTGCAAGGCTGGAGCTGGTTTGTGGCAATCAATACATTGAACAGGCGCTTCATGCAGGCTTGAACGAACTGACTTTTGAAGGCATTCTGGAGTAAAGGGCAAAGATAACGGCTGCGCTGATCAGGGCGAAGGCGAAAAAGACCATTACAGCATCTTTGGGATTAAATTCTTTTTTGGCTGATGGTCGAGTCTCAGTTGTACGATTCATAGCAATAGCTTCTCTGCTTGTCACAGTAGCTTCATATATTTCATCACTTCTGCAATTCCCTCACATTGAAGCATTAGCCGGGTGTTCAGCTTCTCCAACGCGTACTGGAAGGACCGTTCGATCTCCTGATGATCCTGGGTGTCCAGAGTACTTAACAGACTCCTCATATTGTCTATGTAGTAGACGGTCTTCCGCAAGCTGCTGATCACGAGGATTTTGCGCAGCTCAGTGAGGGAGAACATCCGGAAGCCATTCTCCGGGTTGCGCTCTGAACGGATCAGGCCTTCGACCTCCCAGTGGCGGATTGCTGAGGTTCTCACGCCCGCTATGGCAGCGGCTTCTCCTATATTCATCGGCTCTTTCCATTTCGCATTAAGCGTAGTTGGGATAACCGTATGTCTTATCATGGTAAGGATGTCTTCCATACGCTTTTTCTCCAGATGAATCTGGTATTGCTGTTCATTGATCCGCCATAGCGCCTGTTCCGGCTGCCCCTGCTTCATGCTTCTCATCACTTCATAAGCAACAGGAATATCATAACCTTGTAACAGAACCCGGATCGTAGTAAAAGCCTGAACATGCACCTCTCCATAATAACGGTGGTTGCTTGGCGTTCTCGGTACAACGGGGATCAGATCCTGTTCCTCATATCTTCTGAGGGTGGTGGTGCTCACCTGGAGCATAGCGGCAATCTGGTTAGGGGTATATTTCTCCATCTGACGAGCCCCTCCTTCAAGTGTAACCTTCAAGTGCTACGATAACATAACTTAGCGGTATTTCCTATTCTATATAGGTTAGCGACGCTCAAGCCGGAAGATTGCATGAATGTTATATGCTTACCATATAACCATTTGAGGAGTGAGCATATGAATAAAATGATTACACTACCAGACGGATCTCAGCTTAAGGCTGGCCTGACCGGACCTTCCGGCGCTCCAGTGCTGATGCTTCCAGTAGCCAAAGAATCTGTATACGGCCAGGAAGCAGATCACCTGCGGCTATGGGGCGTTGATCCTCAGCTCGGAGAACATTTCGTGGATGGGCTGCAAGACAAATTTCAGGTGCTGTATTTCGATTACGAGGGCCACCGTATGCACCATTCCAATCCGCTTGCTCTTACCGCTTCAAGTATCGCACAAGACCTGCTGACCACCGCTAATGAAATGAACGTTACCAGATTCAGCTATTACGGCTATTCCTGGCTGGCCCTGGCCGGACTTCAATTGGCAATCCGCACGGATCGGCTGGAGAGCCTGGTAATGGGTGGTTTTCCGCCTATGGATGGTCCGTATGCTGAGATGCTGACCGTAACCAACCACACGTACCAGATGGCGCTAAGCCAACCGGCTCCCGCCGAACCTGCAGTACAGGAGGCCGATGCTCCTGAGACGGTCGATTGGGACAACATTCAGATCCAAATGGTCCCGGAGCAAATGAAGCAGTTCGTTACACTGTACGAGAGTCTGGCCGATTTCAAGGATCGTGATATTCAGCATCTGCTGGTGATGCCAAGGATGGCTTTTGCCGGGGAGCAGGACAAGATTGTATATGGAGACAACTTCGGAGGTGTAACGGTGGATATCGCCGGTAGGCTTGTCGGACATCAGTCTGTTCTGGAACAGCTGGGATGGGATGTTGCCATTCTAAAGGGCAGCGGGATGGACCACACGAAAGCGATGCAGCCCGAGACCGTTCTGCCGGTACTGAAGCCTTGGCTGATCCGAAAATTACTCCGTGAGAGCTAAGCCATCCGGGCGCCGCCTCTTCCGCGCCAAGAAGCTCCCGTGAACGTTGAGCGTCACAGGAGCTTTCTTGATCTTTTGCAGACGATGACGGAAAAAGCTATTGCATCCCCTGCATAATGGCATTGATAATGCCTTGCTGGGTGACGGTGTTGTTATAACGGTTGAACAGGGCGAAGCCGTGCTGGCCGTTATAGCCATTGTCCCAATAGACCGGGACGGCCTTGTACTGCTTGGCGGTTGCAGTGACGGCTTTGGCATAGGCGGCGCGGTAGGTGTTGCTGCTTGAATCGTAGACGGATTTGTCAATCGAACCGAATTCTCCGATCACCACCGGGTAGCCTTGGGTCGTGAATTTATTGTACATGGATTGAAGCTGGGAGTTTAGGTAATCCTCCTGCCCCCAGGTCGATTTCTTGGCAGGGTTCGTCGCTGACGCCCCCCACTGCGTAATATTGCCGGACTCCTCGCCTGCGAAATCCCAGGGGGAATAGTAGTGGGCGGAGATCATGATTCTTTTTTCCGAGCTGGGGATGGTTGAGGATCTGTAGGTGTCGGTTGGGAGTACGAACCCGTAATTGCCCGCCGTATAATCGATATTCGTATTCCAGCCCGGAACCAGCAGCCATCTGGCGTTATTGTTGCCCCCTGTCTGTCTGACCGTATCGACGAAGATCTGATTATAAGCATTCAGGTTGGCGTAGTAAGCAGGATTCGGGTTGCTGTAGTTCCCGTCAAATACCTCATTCATCGATTCCAAAATCAGCCGCTCGCCATAATTAGCGAACTTATTCGCAATCTGCTGCCACACCTTCTGATACTTCTGCTTAATGGCTGTCTGATTGCCGCTATTGACCAACAGCCAGCTGCCCTGCACGGAATTGTATCCGTCCCCGTGAATATTAATGATGACATACAAGCCTTCATTGTAGGCATAATCTACGACTGTCTTGATACGGTCCAGCCAGGCTGAATTGATCGTATAGCCGGGGGCGCTCCCGATATAATTCAGGTAAGAGACCGGGATGCGGATCGTTTTGAAGCCTGCTGCTTTGACCTTCTGGATCAGTCCAGGTGTAATGGCCGGGTTATTCCAGGCGGTCTCGCTGGGTATCCCGTTCACTGAAGCCTCCAGCTGATTGCCCAGATTCCATCCGGCCCCCATCTCGCTGACAATCTGTGAAGCCTGCAGGGATCTGAAGTCCGAAGTCAGCGCAGCTGACGCCTCTGCCGCAGAGGCACGGGAACCCGAGCTGCCAAGCAGGGTAGAAGCCAGTAATACTAGAGCTAGGCTGTAGGCTCCGTATTTTTTGATTTTGGTTAGCATGTTAGAACCTCCGTTCCTTAGAATGAATTCTAACGATCAGACAAGACACAAGCATTGCTATGGAAATCCCGAAAATCAGAATGTATCCATTATAAAATAGTGTATTTGTATACTGGTTAATCAAGCCGAAACGAAAAACTACGGAATCCTTATCATTTGTAAAACCGTTTAGGTTTTGTGCTAATGCACTAATTTTGTTTAATTCACCAAATATCGTGAGCACCAAAGTGAGTGTTGCAATAGATGGAATAACTATCTTTGTCATGGTTGGAGACAGCTTTCTTAGATGTTCAATAGATTTCACAACCAAGTGTATTAGGAAAATGGTAAACAATATCAGGCTAAGGATCAAAATTAATATTCCGGGATTCCCGTTACCTGATATCCCTTTTCCAGCTCTATATTTAATAGTAGTAATATCGACCGCAAAAATACAAAGTACATTTAACAACAGCAGAATTATTGTTGACCCATACCTTCTTTTCAAAAGAACACCTCCGGTATAATGTATTCCCCGCCAAATAACATAAATTTTATTACTTAGCGGAGAATGGGTCAACAACTGCATTTAAGGGCGCTTAAGGCTCTATCCCCCACACTAACTGCCCGTTCACATATCCCGTAATCTGCTCGCGATCGGCGAACTGGGTGCTGGTGGAGTTGAAGGAGTAGTCGTTAGACTGATTGTAATTGGACCAGTCCTGTTTGGAGAAGCGGGTCTGAATGTCAGCGCTCTGGCCCGGATTCAGAGTCCCGGCAGCACTGGTGAAGCCAAGCTCCAGCACATAATCGGCCCCGGTCACCGGGGTATCCAGCTTCACGAAGGTTCCGGTCACGTTCGCGCTGCCGATGCTGGCCCAGTCGGTCCAGAAGCTCTGCTGCTTCTCGCCGTCAATCGTATAATAATACCGGAGCTTCACATCGCTGAGCCGGATGGGCGAATCCCCTGTGTTCACAACTCTGAATTTGGGGGCTATTCCGTTGGTCGAGGCGCTGGTAATGCCGTTGTACGCCTGGATGGTCAGCTCTCCTGACGGCGCGGGGATACTGCTGTCCGTTACATTAATAGTGAGAACCGCATTACTCCCTCCACTGAATTGAAAAGTGATCTTCTGCTGGCCGGGTGCAAGCGTAGCAAGATAAGCTTGAGATAAGACCACAGCCGTGCCGGTTGCCGTATAATCCTGGCCGGACACAAGCGTGTAAGCTCCATTCTTCAGGCCTGTCAGCTGGTGCCCGTTCAGGGTAAGGGCTACGGTGATATCCTGGGCAGGATTCGCCCCTAAGTCAAAATCTGCGTACACAGGTGATATGACTGCACTGGGATTCGGCTGGTTCCCGTTCAGATCGGGCAGCTCGTCCAATGTAATGACGTAATCACTCTGGTACAAAGCGGTCAGCGTAGCCGGGAAATTATAGGCTGTACTCATCAGGTACTCTCCGTACCAAGGCAGGAAGTAGAGCCAGCCCGCCCGCTCCTCAGTCAGATTCTGCACGCTTGGCACGGTGTCGTTCTCGGTCATGGCTACCATTTTCTTGCCGCCGGTTAGATCTACAAGCTGATAGAATGTCGAGGTAATGGCATCCTCATTCGGTACGCCGGACAAGCCGTCATAGCGGTTGTAGATGGTATTATATTTGTCGTAGCCGACAATATCCACCTTATCGTCACCGGGATACCAGGCGGGAGAAGTGCTGTACACATAGCTGTTGTAGGTCCAGATCAGGTTATGCAGCCCGTAGGTCTCTGTAAGCTCGGTGTAGAGCTGATCCCAGAGCTGCTTGTACACCTCAGCGCCAGCCGAAGCCCACCAGAACCAGGCCCCTTCCCCGTTCAGACCGCCGTTGCCCTCGGCCTCATGGTAAGGACGGAAGATCACAGGCACGTTATTCTCCTGTAAAATCTGCAATTGCTCCGCCAGATCCTGGGTCGCCAGTTGCAGATACTGGTACTCTTTGGTCCCCGGAATTACAGCATTTGCGGTATTGAAGTTGGTCTCGGTCGGCTTGTAGGTCGCTTCCTTCCAATCCACAAATTCCCCGAGCTGGTAATTCGTGAAGTCACGCGGGACCGTGAGATGCCAGCTGTTGGTGGCAATGCCGCCCTTATTGTTGACCCAATCGATCATGCGGGCCGTAGTGCCGTCCTCCCAGCCGTACAGCGGATTGTAGTTCATCAGGTCGAACCCGCGGACAGCCGGATATTTGCCGGTCAGATTGTGAATCCAGTCGAACTCCAGCTCGGAATTCCCGTCATTGCCCCCGCCGTAGATCTCCTGCTGCCCCGAGAGGATATGCTTGCCGTACACCTGGGTCAGATAATTCATCAGGAGCTGAGTTTCCGGCGTGGCCTGGGCATCCGAGAGAACAGGCTGCACAATCAGCGGATCAAGCTGGGCATGATCTACCGTAAATGCGTCAAAGTAAGCAAAGCCCCAGCCTGCCTTCAGCTGAATCGTGTTGCTGCCCTGAGTCAGCTTGTGATAGCCGAAGCTGTAATCCGACCACGCGGTCGTATAGGGCAGCATGAAATTGCCTTTGTTCACCCCATTGACGCTTAAGGACTGCTGTCTGCCCTCTGCGCTAAGCTCCTGCATATAACGGGTGGAGATCGTATACATGCCGGTTTCCGGGACTGTTACGTCGAAAGTAATCGTGCCGGAGCTCTGCATCCACACAAAACCGCTCCCCGAATAGCCGGGCTTCGGCGTTCCATAAATCTGGGTGACCACTTGCAGATCTGGAGTGAGCTGGGCATCCTCGCCTTCGATGGTGAACAGTGCCGGATCAGCGTGAGCGGTACGCGGTGGTGCTGCCAAGCCACCAAGCAGCAGCGTACAAGCGAGCAGCATAGTTCCTGTTCTTTTGAGCCATTTCTTCATTTTCTTCTTTCCTCCCCATGAACAAAATGGAAAAACCTTGTTTAACCTATCAGATCATGGTTGCGCTTTCATAGCAAAGATAGCACGTATTCCATAATTTGTAAACTATCTGTGGGTTTTACATTGCCAAAATATTAATAGGTGATTTAACACAGTTTTCACAATTCATTATATACGCACAACTAGAAGTGGTTTATAATCCAACAATAGATGGAATTTATTTCTTTTCTTTTATTTTTCTTCATAATAAGAGGAGTGATTGGATGGGTGTTAAGGAAGTCGTGTTGGATCGCACTTTAGTACGACAATTTGTTAATGAGGTAAAAGCACAATTCCCCAAGAAAGCATTCGGATTTTTTTTGTCTGACACAATGTCCGGGCCTCCGACGGAATACATCATTATGCAAGAGGATCAAAGAGACAATATGATGGATAAATTCTACGACTACGGCAATTATTATCTGGATCACAAGGATGCGGGCTTCCTAACCTCTCCCGAAGAAACGCTTCGTGTTGAGAAATATATCAGGACGAATCATTTGTTTAAAGTCGGCGTCTTCCACAGCCACCAGCGCCACCCGGCCATTCTCGCCAAAGTTGATGTGGATTTGCATCCTTCCCCGGAAGTATGGCATCTGCTTATTTCTCTTAGAACCCTTGAATATCCGCAGATTCGTATTTTCTCAGTGAGTTCTGCCAAGCGGGTAGGCGAGATTGATATCCAATATACATTATAAGGGGATAGAAACGTGAGCAAGGAAGCATCCATTGAGCTTGTGGAGCAGCAAACAGCCTCAGACGATTTGATCCGGCTGCTGAAAGAGATTTTCAAGACTGACCGTTTCGGCCAACCTGTTGTTATGGAAGGACAGATTTTGTATAACGGCTACCAATTACTGAAGCAGATGCCCAAGCCGCTGGAAGAAGAAATCCTCTATGAACGCTTTTACAAGGGCCGGCAGCAACGTTACGAAGCGCTCATTGCACCGCATATGACAGAGATACAGCCGCTGCCTTTCAACATGGGTTCGGAAGCCAATTCTAAATATTTGTATTGCGGAGAAGAACCTCAGCATTCCGTTCTTCTATCCCCCTATAAGATCTCCACAATTCCTGTAACAGAGGAAATCTATCATGAATATAACAGTGCACACAAAGTTACACATAAATTGAATCCAGCAGTAAACATGACATGGTACGACGCTTATATGTTCGCGGTCTGGTGTAATACGGAGCTGCCGACTGAAGCTGAGTGGGAATATGCCTGCCGGGGCGGTACAAACGGTCCTTTCTTCTGCCAAGAAGAGCAGTTAACGGCTTACGCATGGTTCAGCGAGAATTCAAAAGGCGTATTGCATGAAACCGCCCATTTGGCTGCTAATCCCTATGGATTATACGACATGCTAGGTAATGTGTGGGAATGGTGCCTGGATACTTATGATAGTGAATTTTATCACAATTCCAAATCACTAAATCCCATCAACTCTACCGCTAATGGCAACAAAAGCTGCCGGGGCGGAAGCTTTCACTCCTTTACAGATATGTGCCGTTCTGCGTTCAGACATCATGAGCCTGCTTCATTCTACGCCTATGACCTGGGTTTCAGAGTAATAAAAAAATAGATGGAGGTTGTCCCATGTCCACAATTAAAGTATTAATCCCCCAATTCTTAAGCCACCTGATTGAACAGAAGCAAGAGCTTCAAGTCGAAGCGGGCAGTATGAATGAGCTGAAGACCTTCTTCCAGCAGAGCTATACGGAATTCAGCGAAAGAATCTGGACAGACCAGGGAGAAGCCAAACGGAGTGTGCTGTTCGTACTTAACGATGAATTGCTTCAAACGGCGAATAGTGAAAATACAGAATTCGCTTCAGGTGATGAGCTTGGTATCATTCTGCAATTCGCAGGCGGTTAATGCTTCTCACGCACTCTGAACAATTGGAACTCAAAATAACGAAAAGGATGTGTCCTGTATGACTATTCATTCCGAAACGGATTTAACGCAAGACGAGCTTGCCCGCTATAGAAGACAGTTGATTTTGCCCGAAATCGGCCCCGAAGGGCAAAAACGTCTTAAACAAGCTAAGGTTCTGGTCATCGGGGCAGGCGGAATCGGCTCCCCTCTGCTGCTGTATCTCGCCGCTGCCGGAATTGGACATATCAGCATCTATGATCATGATGTTCTGGAGCTGACCAATATGAACCGGCAAATTATCCATGATTCCGCCAATGCCGGCGTTCCCAAAGTGCAATCAGCGGAGCAAACTCTGAAGCGGCTGAACCCTGAGCTAACTTATGAGCTTCATGCCGAACGTTTAACAAGAGAAACTGCGCTCGTTGTAGTACCACAATATGATATTGTCGTGAACGCTGTAGATAATCTGGATACCCGGTATATGCTCAATGATGTCTGTGTAGAGCTTCGCAAGCCTTTGGTGGAAGGAAGCATCTTTCATTTTGAAGGCCAGGTGATGTTCATCTCGCCCGATGAGGACAGCGCATGTTACCGGTGTGTATATCCAGAGCCTCTGGAGCCGCCGAAAAAACAGGAGTTTGGTGTGATCGGGGTTACCCCAGGTATTGTAGGTACGCTGCAAGCGGCTGAGGTAATTAAATATGTAGCCGGAATAGGCAAATCCCTCAAGAATAGAATGATCTATTTTGATCTGTTATCCGCCAAGGTCAGAGAGATAGAATTGAAGCCGGACCCGGAATGTCCAGTATGCTCCCAAGTAAAGCAGAAGGCGGTTCTGCGATAGGCTCAATTAAGCATGACTGCAAAGGAGAAAAGGGTATGAATTCTATGCTGCATCATTTTAAACCTGTAGAGCTAAGTGCAGAAGAAATGGAAGAGAGCTTAATCTATGTATGTTATGACCGGGTAATCTATCATTTTCTCAAACGAAATTTGGGTATCCAAAGCTTCTCCTGGCTCTTCTCGGACCGCTACCATGGTTTCATATATTCTGAAGCCAATGAGCCAATCCAGCCCATTCATAATGGACTTGCCGTTATTGTAGAGGCTTTGGGGGAATCCATTACAATCCTCCCTCAGCAGCTGTCCGAGGCTCTCCGCCCCCGGCTTGCCCAAGGCTGGAAGGCCAGTGCAATGGTAAGCTTCACCCGTCCTGACGGAAGCAGCTATTATACCAGCACTTTAATTGAGGGAATGAACAACGATACTGTGTATGTCACCAAAACGAATGAGACATCTCCTATCGCATGTCTGCCGCTCCCAATTAAGGAATTAGCGGAGCGGATGGCCCGCAATCAGGATAACACAGTCAGCTTGCAGTATCTCAATACTTCACCAGAACTGCTCGAGGGTCTTCAGGGAGAGGGTATCGCACAATATCGCAGTATCCATCAATTACTGTACGCCGAAGATGAATCCACTGTATTAACTGTTGAAGGATTAAATGGGTTACTGGCTGACATTGAAAAACGGAAGCTGGAGTTACTCACTCCGCCTTTAAGCAAACGGGATCAATTACGAATGCATAAGCATGTAGCCAACAAAATTGAGCCTTTGCTGTGGGCCTGGTCTTCTATCCTTTCTGACCCGGAATGTTCTGCAGTGCTTGGGTCCAAGCACTCAGAGTCTATAATTTCATCTATAAACAGCCTGTCCCAAAGGCTAAAAGCTCTTTTTAAATGGACCAGTCTTGTTTGCTCGCGTCCGCAGATTAACTTTCTGGATTCCTACATAAGAGAGTTTTCAGAATTAATCCGGGAATTCAGCAGCTTCCAGAGCCTCGCGGCAGAAGCGGACCAGACACTTCTAAACACAATAGCTCATAGAAAATGAGTCATAACGAATGGAGAGAAGACATTATGAATCATAAACTTGAGGAAATCTTCAGCGGACTCGTATCTCCGGAAACTCTGCGGCAGATTTCTTGTAACTTTGAAGATATTGCCGATATCCATATTAAGCAGTTGGGTGTGGATTCTCTGGCGATCATGGAGTTGGTACTTCGGATTGAAGAAACAATGGATGTGAATATCGATTATGAAACGTTCTCGGTTGATGAAGTGGCAACTCCGCGGCTGATCCTGAACATGCTGGCTTCCAGACAGCCCAGCTAACTTCTGACCTTTTTTCACCAGTTCAACTCTAACTTAAAAGCGAGGTAGACTAATGCTCCAGCGATCTGTTGCTATTTTTTCGGACGACGAAACCGGCCCATTGCTGGCTGATGCCGCTGAAAGTGCCGGCATTGAGCCGCATTTATTTTTTGCCAAACCTCCCTGCAGACCAATCAGGCATTCATGGCATCATGTAGATCCTTATCTTCCTCCAGAAGAACTTAGCCAAGCAATCCAGGCATTAATGGGAACTCCTGCGGGAATTGTATCCTGCATTGAACAATTGGCTGTGAATTTAGCCAAGACAGCGCAATGGCTGGGCGTATCCGCAAGCCCGGTTAGCGCAAGTGAGATCTTGCGAAGTAAGTCACGGATGAAGAGTGTGTGGGAGCAGGCCGGGGTTCGGACTCCGGCTGCCCGCCTGATTCAGCGTTCTTCAGAGCTTCAAGCAATAAGCCTTACCTATCCAGTTATCGTTAAGCCGACACATGGCGCGGCCAGCGCAGGGGTTCGGATTGTAGATAATGAACATGAGCTGCTGAAGCAGTTGAAGCAAATCTTCCGGTTCAATGCGACGACATTAGGCAGCGAAGCGGTAGAGCAGCCCGGAGCGCTGGTTGAAGAATATATTGATGGAGAAGAATTCTCCGTAGATACCATCTGGTACCAGGGTCAGCCGCTTTTTGACGGGATTATGAGCAAGGGAACACCGCAAGGGCCTACCTTTCCAGACCGCTTGTATTTCACCGATCCGTCCCTGGATCCCAAGACAAGACAGCATTTACTGGAATTATCTCACGCTGCCGTGCGTGCAGCCGGAGTACGCAATGGTGCAAGCCATACGGAAATACGGATGCGGCAGGAACAAGGCTACGTGCTGGAAGCAGCATTGCGCCCAGGGGCGGGCGGCAGCTTCTATGAGTTATTTGAGCAAGCCTCCGGCCTTCCCTTCTCACAAGCATTTATATTGGCCTCGCTTGGCATGCCTAATGAGGAGGATATCCGTTATTTGAAAGAGATGTCTTCCAGACCTTCTGATCCTACAGCACGGATGTACTGGTACAACATGGGATATAAGGGATCCGGAATTATTCAGAATATCCGCGGAACCGAGACGGTCTTGTCCAAACCCTTTGTCAGTAAGCTAGTCATCCGTAAAAAGACCGGTGAATATCTTTGCCCGGAAAGTGACTCTTTTGCCTATTTCGGCTGGATTACAGGACAATTGCCAGAGTCATTATCGGCTGAGGATTATTACGAGATGCTTACCGGACTTGAGACCTCCATTGAGATTGGCTTCAACTGAACATATGACGGAGGTAAAATCATGAACTTTCGGTTTACCAATCCCCGAATGCTATTGCCGCTTGGGGTTCTAATTACTAACATAGGGAATGGAATGTACACTCTGGCTGTAGGGAAGCTGCTCTATGATCAAACGGGCTCCTCCACCCCCTTCGCTATGCTGCTGATGTTGGAGGCGATACTAACCTTCTCCACTCAGGCCATCGCCAGTTCCGCTGTGGACAGAGGGCGGGCAAAACAGTGTGCAGTCATAGCAGAAGCGATACGCGGTTTTGCTGTTCTAACAGCTTCCGCTTTTGTATTCGCAGGCCATACGGCAAGCATTCTGCTTGCTGCAATTGTAATTAATCTGTTGCGTCCGTTCTACAGAACTGCCAGCTTCGCTATTGGTCCAATGATTGCCGACGGCAAGCAGCTGGCAGTCTACAATGCCCGGACTAGCACCTTTTTTCAGATTGGTCAGTTTCTGGGTGCAGGGATAGCAGGCGTAATCATTTCTTTATTCTCACCTGTAGTAGCTATAGCACTTAACGGCATGTCTTATCTCCTGTCTGCGCTGTGTATCGGTATAGCAGCTATTCCCGGTCAAAAGCTCAGAAACGGTCAAGGCAGCGGATTAGGCTCTATCCTTCTATCCATCAGCCCAAAACGCTTTTGGAACGAATGGACCGCTCTGATCATGGTTGTGCTGCGGAAAAACAAAAAGGTTCTGGGGCTGGCTCTCCTATGCACAGCTGACTACATCGTCGTTTCTTTTATAAACATATCTTATGCTCCTATTCTGGCCAAAATGGATGCGCCGTCCTGGTGGTTGTCGATATGGGATTCAGCCTTCTCGATAGGTGCCATAGCCGGTGCATACGTATTCGGAAAAATGGATCATTCCAGGTTCTATATGAACAGGACCGGGCTGGCGCTGATTGTGCAAGGATTAACCCTTGCTTCCATCGGTTTCTTGTATTCCCCCGTCTGGCTGGCACCCTGTATGCTCTTTCTGGGAGTATCCAATGCCTTCTCGGTATCCAGCTTTACTTATAATCTTCAGATTACAGCTCCCGCCGAATTCCATGGGCGGATATCGGGCATCCGGCAGTTTTTTATATCAGCAGCCACTACGCTTGTCATCCCTTTACTGTCTTTTGCTATGAATGGAGGCGTGTCGCTGTCTGCTACACTTGCCGCTGTTATTTGCCTAAGTGTTGCTCTGCTGGTCCTGTTATTCCTGTCACCACTACTGAACAGTCCATTTAACCAATCCGGCTCTATCGCGGGAGAAAAGGAGTGAGCTGATGCTTGCACAAGCACTCATTAATTCTGCTATGCGCCACGCGGACAGGACTGCCGTCAAGTACAATGATCAGTCTCTGACTTATGGACAGCTCATTACCCGGGCCAAAGTAGTTGCCTTGAAGCTTCGGAGGCTAGCAGCTGAAATGAATACACCGGAAGAACCTGTCTGCGGGCTGGTATTCAGTCAC
This region of Paenibacillus sp. FSL K6-1096 genomic DNA includes:
- a CDS encoding MerR family transcriptional regulator, producing MEKYTPNQIAAMLQVSTTTLRRYEEQDLIPVVPRTPSNHRYYGEVHVQAFTTIRVLLQGYDIPVAYEVMRSMKQGQPEQALWRINEQQYQIHLEKKRMEDILTMIRHTVIPTTLNAKWKEPMNIGEAAAIAGVRTSAIRHWEVEGLIRSERNPENGFRMFSLTELRKILVISSLRKTVYYIDNMRSLLSTLDTQDHQEIERSFQYALEKLNTRLMLQCEGIAEVMKYMKLL
- a CDS encoding alpha/beta hydrolase, coding for MNKMITLPDGSQLKAGLTGPSGAPVLMLPVAKESVYGQEADHLRLWGVDPQLGEHFVDGLQDKFQVLYFDYEGHRMHHSNPLALTASSIAQDLLTTANEMNVTRFSYYGYSWLALAGLQLAIRTDRLESLVMGGFPPMDGPYAEMLTVTNHTYQMALSQPAPAEPAVQEADAPETVDWDNIQIQMVPEQMKQFVTLYESLADFKDRDIQHLLVMPRMAFAGEQDKIVYGDNFGGVTVDIAGRLVGHQSVLEQLGWDVAILKGSGMDHTKAMQPETVLPVLKPWLIRKLLRES
- a CDS encoding glycoside hydrolase family 5 protein, with the protein product MLTKIKKYGAYSLALVLLASTLLGSSGSRASAAEASAALTSDFRSLQASQIVSEMGAGWNLGNQLEASVNGIPSETAWNNPAITPGLIQKVKAAGFKTIRIPVSYLNYIGSAPGYTINSAWLDRIKTVVDYAYNEGLYVIINIHGDGYNSVQGSWLLVNSGNQTAIKQKYQKVWQQIANKFANYGERLILESMNEVFDGNYSNPNPAYYANLNAYNQIFVDTVRQTGGNNNARWLLVPGWNTNIDYTAGNYGFVLPTDTYRSSTIPSSEKRIMISAHYYSPWDFAGEESGNITQWGASATNPAKKSTWGQEDYLNSQLQSMYNKFTTQGYPVVIGEFGSIDKSVYDSSSNTYRAAYAKAVTATAKQYKAVPVYWDNGYNGQHGFALFNRYNNTVTQQGIINAIMQGMQ
- a CDS encoding glycosyl hydrolase, whose product is MKKWLKRTGTMLLACTLLLGGLAAPPRTAHADPALFTIEGEDAQLTPDLQVVTQIYGTPKPGYSGSGFVWMQSSGTITFDVTVPETGMYTISTRYMQELSAEGRQQSLSVNGVNKGNFMLPYTTAWSDYSFGYHKLTQGSNTIQLKAGWGFAYFDAFTVDHAQLDPLIVQPVLSDAQATPETQLLMNYLTQVYGKHILSGQQEIYGGGNDGNSELEFDWIHNLTGKYPAVRGFDLMNYNPLYGWEDGTTARMIDWVNNKGGIATNSWHLTVPRDFTNYQLGEFVDWKEATYKPTETNFNTANAVIPGTKEYQYLQLATQDLAEQLQILQENNVPVIFRPYHEAEGNGGLNGEGAWFWWASAGAEVYKQLWDQLYTELTETYGLHNLIWTYNSYVYSTSPAWYPGDDKVDIVGYDKYNTIYNRYDGLSGVPNEDAITSTFYQLVDLTGGKKMVAMTENDTVPSVQNLTEERAGWLYFLPWYGEYLMSTAYNFPATLTALYQSDYVITLDELPDLNGNQPNPSAVISPVYADFDLGANPAQDITVALTLNGHQLTGLKNGAYTLVSGQDYTATGTAVVLSQAYLATLAPGQQKITFQFSGGSNAVLTINVTDSSIPAPSGELTIQAYNGITSASTNGIAPKFRVVNTGDSPIRLSDVKLRYYYTIDGEKQQSFWTDWASIGSANVTGTFVKLDTPVTGADYVLELGFTSAAGTLNPGQSADIQTRFSKQDWSNYNQSNDYSFNSTSTQFADREQITGYVNGQLVWGIEP
- a CDS encoding formylglycine-generating enzyme family protein, which produces MSKEASIELVEQQTASDDLIRLLKEIFKTDRFGQPVVMEGQILYNGYQLLKQMPKPLEEEILYERFYKGRQQRYEALIAPHMTEIQPLPFNMGSEANSKYLYCGEEPQHSVLLSPYKISTIPVTEEIYHEYNSAHKVTHKLNPAVNMTWYDAYMFAVWCNTELPTEAEWEYACRGGTNGPFFCQEEQLTAYAWFSENSKGVLHETAHLAANPYGLYDMLGNVWEWCLDTYDSEFYHNSKSLNPINSTANGNKSCRGGSFHSFTDMCRSAFRHHEPASFYAYDLGFRVIKK
- a CDS encoding ThiF family adenylyltransferase, with the protein product MTIHSETDLTQDELARYRRQLILPEIGPEGQKRLKQAKVLVIGAGGIGSPLLLYLAAAGIGHISIYDHDVLELTNMNRQIIHDSANAGVPKVQSAEQTLKRLNPELTYELHAERLTRETALVVVPQYDIVVNAVDNLDTRYMLNDVCVELRKPLVEGSIFHFEGQVMFISPDEDSACYRCVYPEPLEPPKKQEFGVIGVTPGIVGTLQAAEVIKYVAGIGKSLKNRMIYFDLLSAKVREIELKPDPECPVCSQVKQKAVLR
- a CDS encoding acyl carrier protein yields the protein MNHKLEEIFSGLVSPETLRQISCNFEDIADIHIKQLGVDSLAIMELVLRIEETMDVNIDYETFSVDEVATPRLILNMLASRQPS